The following are encoded together in the Malaya genurostris strain Urasoe2022 chromosome 3, Malgen_1.1, whole genome shotgun sequence genome:
- the LOC131434331 gene encoding odorant receptor 67d-like, with protein MFSEPFPEAGNQICGGDLRSEFAAELIAIPTKAAKLHGSHIFSSGYSATNRFVVVSSCYMMLFCTMTFITAYEMRNDSEGLIYALATFGTGIQCLGKLGTLLYFRKNLYWMHSYTLDLYKEECNPRTKTMLMSRVFLLSVILKTMLLGYILTGVVMSGAPIYFSWKLGEKILPFGFFLPYVNHDTWSGYLLNYVIHAWGTSYAVSASFSGDGVCVILLMSSFIQIDLLIASLKEVNQQIEANGKDLSWYQGYVFIGFVSYQLLFCCFMGTVQEMKNEQLEREIYNLTWYKLPISQQKSLLLMLQRAQNPVPLTLIFGDLNMPTFLQIYKTIYSVFAMLLRVQEE; from the exons CCGAGTTTGCTGCGGAATTGATTGCGATACCGACCAAGGCGGCCAAACTACACGGTTCTCACATTTTCAGTAGTGGCTACTCTGCAACAAATCGGTTCGTGGTCGTGTCCTCGTGTTACATGATGTTATTCTGCACTATGACCTTCATCACGGCCTACGAAATGCGCAACGACTCCGAAGGTTTAATCTACGCCCTGGCGACATTCGGAACCGGAATCCAATGCCTTGGTAAACTTGGCACCTTGCtctatttccgaaagaatctctACTGGATGCACAGTTACACATTGGATCTCTACAAAGAGGAATGCAATCCACGCACGAAGACCATGTTGATGAGTAGAGTGTTTCTGTTAAGTGTCATATTGAAAACGATGCTGCTGGGCTACATACTTACCGGTGTGGTGATGTCTGGGGCACCAATTTACTTTTCCTGGAAGCTCGGGGAAAAGATTCTGCCATTTGGATTCTTTCTGCCGTATGTAAATCACGATACTTGGAGCGGCTATTTGTTGAACTACGTGATTCATGCTTGGGGTACCTCGTATGCCGTTTCCGCTTCATTCAGCGGAGATGGCGTCTGCGTCATTCTTTTGATGAGCTCCTTCATTCAGATTGATCTCCTGATAGCTTCGTTGAAGGAAGTGAACCAACAGATTGAGGCCAATGGCAAAGAT CTCTCCTGGTACCAAGGATACGTATTCATAGGCTTCGTAAGCTATCAGCTTCTGTTTTGCTGTTTTATGGGAACAGTACAGGAAATGAAG AACGAACAACTGGAGCGAGAAATTTACAATCTCACGTGGTACAAACTTCCGATCAGTCAGCAGAAGTCACTGCTACTGATGCTCCAGCGGGCGCAGAATCCTGTTCCTCTTACGCTCATATTCGGCGATCTAAACATGCCGACGTTTCTGCAGAtttataaaacaatttacagtgtTTTCGCTATGTTACTGAGAGTACAGGAGgagtag